In the Sediminibacter sp. Hel_I_10 genome, one interval contains:
- a CDS encoding class I SAM-dependent methyltransferase, which translates to MAKHHFETNRNTWNEKVKAHSQSKMYNLEGFKNGASSLMPYELKALGDVKGQSLLHLQCHFGQDTLSWSRMGATCVGVDISDDGISLARALNDELNQDASFVRCNVLDTSKHVEGEFDIVFTSYGVIGWLPDLKPWGQMIAEKLKPGGRFYMVEFHPIVWMFDYTKPTVEMRYGYMQDEAIYEEYDGTYADVNSKMISQEYGWNHGLSEIVNALIEAGLTIEYLNEHNESPYDVLPNLSKTNQGMFVTKDGLYPLIFEIGATKL; encoded by the coding sequence ATGGCAAAACATCATTTTGAAACCAATAGAAATACTTGGAATGAGAAGGTCAAGGCGCATTCCCAAAGTAAAATGTATAATTTGGAAGGGTTTAAAAACGGAGCATCTTCGTTAATGCCCTATGAGCTTAAAGCCTTAGGGGATGTCAAAGGACAATCTTTGTTGCATTTACAATGTCATTTTGGTCAAGATACTTTGAGTTGGAGTAGAATGGGCGCAACCTGCGTTGGAGTGGATATTAGTGATGATGGAATATCATTAGCGAGGGCACTCAATGATGAGCTCAACCAAGATGCGTCTTTTGTGCGCTGTAATGTTTTAGACACCTCTAAGCATGTTGAGGGTGAATTTGACATTGTGTTTACAAGTTACGGTGTGATAGGTTGGTTGCCAGATTTAAAGCCTTGGGGGCAGATGATTGCAGAAAAGTTGAAACCAGGTGGCCGTTTTTATATGGTAGAATTTCATCCCATTGTTTGGATGTTTGATTATACAAAACCAACAGTAGAAATGCGCTATGGTTATATGCAAGATGAGGCAATCTATGAAGAGTATGACGGAACTTACGCTGATGTGAACTCAAAAATGATTTCACAAGAGTACGGCTGGAATCACGGATTGAGTGAGATTGTCAATGCCTTAATAGAGGCAGGGTTAACAATAGAATATCTTAATGAACACAATGAAAGTCCCTATGATGTCTTGCCTAATTTGAGCAAAACAAACCAAGGAATGTTTGTGACCAAAGACGGTTTATACCCATTGATTTTTGAGATAGGAGCTACAAAATTATAG
- the msrA gene encoding peptide-methionine (S)-S-oxide reductase MsrA produces the protein MKTSITTFLLIILMSCQNTAQQTKMTEAQQKVVNATPVEVPMENGLAKAYFASGCFWCVEAVFESVEGVKESISGYAGGHTKNPTYEASNTGRTGHAESVEIIYDPEVVSFSTLVDVYFASQDPTQVNGQGPDRGSQYRSIIFYQNEMQKDIIETKKEALSKELDTNIAAEVYPFQKFWKAEDYHQNYERLNPGNPYIQNISIPRLKRFQAKMPSVLKANH, from the coding sequence ATGAAAACCAGCATTACTACATTTTTATTGATTATCCTGATGAGCTGTCAAAATACCGCACAGCAAACTAAAATGACCGAAGCCCAGCAAAAAGTGGTTAACGCTACTCCTGTTGAAGTTCCTATGGAAAATGGCTTGGCCAAGGCATACTTTGCCAGTGGCTGCTTTTGGTGTGTAGAGGCCGTTTTTGAAAGTGTAGAAGGTGTTAAGGAGTCCATCTCTGGATATGCTGGAGGTCATACTAAAAACCCAACTTATGAGGCGAGCAACACAGGAAGAACAGGTCATGCCGAGTCTGTAGAAATCATTTACGATCCAGAAGTGGTGAGTTTTTCAACATTGGTTGACGTTTATTTTGCATCTCAAGACCCAACGCAAGTTAATGGACAAGGTCCTGATCGTGGATCTCAGTACCGTTCTATCATTTTTTATCAAAATGAAATGCAAAAAGACATTATAGAAACTAAAAAAGAGGCTTTATCAAAAGAACTCGATACCAATATTGCCGCCGAAGTTTATCCTTTTCAAAAATTTTGGAAGGCAGAAGATTATCATCAAAATTATGAGCGTTTAAATCCGGGTAATCCATACATTCAAAATATATCCATCCCAAGATTAAAACGATTTCAAGCTAAAATGCCTTCAGTATTAAAGGCAAATCACTAA
- a CDS encoding zinc ribbon domain-containing protein, with translation MAKKAEASVEDRLRALYDLQLIDSRIDEIRNLRGELPLEVEDLEDEVEGLNKRLEKLGSNLDLIDDDIKSKKNLIEEANALIKKYTEQQKNVRNNREYNSLTKEVEFQELEIQLADKHIKEFKAQIEQKKEVIDETKDRLKDRKAHLKHKRSELDAILAETQKEEDALLKKSEEYQKKLNERLANAYLRIRNNVKNGLAVVAIERGASGGSFFTIPPQIQVEIASRKKVITDEHSGRILVDAELAEQEKEKMHKMFAKL, from the coding sequence ATGGCAAAAAAAGCTGAAGCCTCTGTTGAAGATCGATTGAGAGCATTATACGATCTGCAATTAATTGATTCAAGAATAGACGAAATTAGAAACCTACGAGGGGAGTTACCCTTGGAAGTAGAAGATTTAGAAGATGAAGTAGAAGGCCTTAACAAAAGACTGGAAAAGCTTGGTAGTAATTTAGATTTAATTGATGACGACATCAAATCCAAAAAAAATCTAATTGAAGAGGCCAACGCACTTATCAAAAAGTACACTGAGCAACAAAAAAACGTTAGAAACAATAGAGAATACAATTCTTTGACTAAAGAAGTTGAATTTCAAGAATTAGAAATTCAATTAGCTGATAAGCATATTAAAGAATTTAAAGCTCAGATTGAACAGAAAAAAGAGGTCATTGATGAAACCAAAGACCGCTTAAAAGATCGTAAAGCGCACCTTAAACATAAGCGTAGCGAGTTAGATGCTATTTTGGCTGAAACTCAAAAAGAAGAAGATGCGCTTTTGAAAAAGTCTGAAGAATATCAGAAAAAATTAAATGAGCGTTTAGCGAATGCCTATTTGCGTATTAGAAACAATGTTAAAAATGGATTAGCGGTTGTGGCCATCGAGAGAGGCGCTTCTGGCGGATCGTTTTTCACAATTCCACCTCAAATACAGGTTGAAATTGCTTCTCGTAAAAAAGTAATCACCGATGAGCATAGTGGTAGAATCTTAGTTGACGCAGAATTAGCAGAACAAGAAAAAGAAAAAATGCACAAAATGTTTGCTAAACTTTAA
- a CDS encoding Nif3-like dinuclear metal center hexameric protein, which produces MIVQEVITCLEALAPLDYAEDFDNVGLLVGNRKNEVSGILVSLDTLEEVIDEAISKNCNLIVSFHPIIFKGLKSLTGKTYVERTVLKAIKHDIAIYAIHTALDNALKGVNNIICDQLGLVNRRILIPQQGTIKKLTTYVPNDHAEQLRASLFKAGAGNIGNYDHCSFNSQGWGTFKGNEGSNPKIGKKGELHQEAETQISVTFNKHLESTVLKTLFEHHPYEEVAFEIITLNNLDQHIGIGMLGELKEAEDVHTFLKDLKIKMKVPAIRHSQILNPKVKKIAVLGGSGSFAIDAAKRLGADMLITADLKYHDFFSADGDLILVDIGHYESEQYTKNFLVDHLSKKITNFAPAFPLGQVILSTTNTNPVKYL; this is translated from the coding sequence ATGATTGTTCAAGAGGTTATAACCTGTTTAGAAGCGCTAGCACCTTTAGACTATGCCGAAGATTTTGATAATGTTGGGTTGCTTGTTGGTAACCGAAAAAACGAGGTCTCCGGCATATTAGTCAGCTTAGACACTCTAGAAGAGGTTATTGACGAGGCCATTTCCAAAAACTGCAACCTGATTGTTAGTTTTCATCCTATTATTTTTAAAGGGCTGAAAAGCTTAACCGGAAAGACCTACGTTGAACGTACTGTCCTAAAGGCCATCAAACACGATATTGCGATATATGCCATTCATACTGCTTTAGATAATGCTTTAAAAGGTGTCAACAATATTATTTGTGACCAGCTTGGTTTAGTTAACCGCCGCATTTTAATTCCGCAACAAGGAACTATCAAAAAATTAACCACCTATGTGCCAAATGACCATGCGGAACAATTAAGAGCATCTCTCTTTAAAGCAGGCGCAGGCAACATTGGTAATTATGATCACTGTAGCTTCAACTCACAAGGATGGGGAACCTTCAAAGGCAATGAAGGCTCCAATCCAAAAATTGGAAAAAAAGGAGAACTGCATCAAGAAGCAGAAACTCAAATCTCCGTAACTTTTAATAAACATCTTGAATCAACAGTATTGAAAACCCTGTTTGAGCATCATCCTTACGAAGAGGTTGCCTTTGAAATCATTACACTTAACAATTTAGACCAACATATTGGTATTGGGATGTTAGGCGAACTTAAAGAAGCAGAGGACGTTCATACGTTTTTAAAAGATTTAAAAATAAAAATGAAAGTCCCCGCTATTAGACATTCACAGATTTTAAACCCAAAAGTTAAAAAAATTGCGGTACTCGGTGGATCTGGAAGTTTCGCTATTGATGCAGCCAAACGCCTTGGAGCAGATATGCTAATCACAGCAGATCTTAAATATCACGATTTCTTTTCTGCTGATGGTGATCTTATTTTAGTAGATATTGGCCACTATGAAAGCGAACAATACACAAAAAACTTTTTAGTAGACCATCTCTCGAAAAAAATCACTAATTTTGCACCTGCCTTTCCGCTAGGTCAGGTAATTTTATCAACTACAAATACAAATCCGGTAAAGTATTTATAA
- the lpxK gene encoding tetraacyldisaccharide 4'-kinase, whose product MKLLRKILFPFVPFYFLVTWIRNTLYDHGIKRSRSYDFPLICVGNLSVGGTGKTPMIEYLIRLLKSDHKIATLSRGYGRKTSGFVLADEKATALTIGDEPFQFYKKFEDVLVSVDANRRAGISILRSRHHPEVILLDDAFQHRKVKAGLNILLTPHHNLYSEDMLLPTGNLREARSGAKRADLIVVTKCPSGISEAEKLHIVHQLRPNKEQQVYFSWITYSDFIYGMIETKALESLKKEPITVVTGIANPKPFLDYLDGKAIVFDHLNYKDHHEFSVEEINLIKKKPFILTTEKDFGRLKPHFTSKEDASKLWYLPIEFALDKEQAFSLEVKRYVKSY is encoded by the coding sequence ATGAAGCTACTGCGCAAAATCCTATTTCCTTTCGTACCCTTTTATTTTCTCGTGACTTGGATACGTAATACACTTTATGATCATGGCATAAAGCGCTCAAGATCTTATGACTTTCCTTTAATTTGTGTGGGAAATTTAAGTGTTGGTGGTACAGGGAAAACACCGATGATTGAATATTTGATTAGACTCTTAAAGTCTGATCATAAAATAGCGACCTTGAGCCGTGGGTATGGACGTAAGACCAGCGGATTTGTTTTGGCAGATGAAAAGGCAACAGCGTTAACCATAGGGGATGAACCGTTTCAGTTCTATAAAAAATTTGAGGACGTTCTGGTTAGCGTAGATGCTAATAGAAGAGCGGGTATTTCTATATTGAGGTCTCGTCATCATCCTGAAGTAATTTTATTAGATGACGCTTTTCAGCATAGAAAGGTAAAAGCAGGGCTCAATATTCTATTGACGCCTCACCATAATTTGTACAGTGAGGATATGCTTTTGCCAACGGGAAATTTGAGAGAAGCAAGATCTGGTGCTAAGCGTGCAGATCTAATTGTTGTGACCAAATGCCCAAGTGGTATTTCAGAAGCAGAGAAATTACACATCGTTCATCAATTAAGACCCAATAAAGAACAGCAGGTATACTTTAGTTGGATTACCTACAGTGATTTTATTTATGGAATGATTGAAACGAAAGCTTTGGAAAGTTTAAAAAAAGAACCAATTACTGTGGTAACAGGTATCGCTAATCCTAAACCTTTTTTAGACTATCTAGACGGTAAAGCCATTGTTTTTGACCACCTGAATTATAAGGATCATCATGAATTCTCTGTAGAAGAAATCAACCTTATCAAAAAAAAGCCGTTTATATTAACTACAGAAAAAGATTTTGGGAGATTGAAACCACACTTCACCTCTAAAGAAGACGCTTCTAAATTGTGGTATTTGCCTATTGAATTTGCTCTTGATAAAGAGCAAGCATTTAGTTTAGAGGTTAAACGCTATGTAAAATCTTATTGA
- a CDS encoding ATP-binding protein, protein MSNAKLYIFAIFLGVSFILSAQNESDDSESLLLSMENAIVFAQFDADRGDYYNARAKLEKALTISEKLEDRESQGIIHSKIGRLHHTVREYDQALSSLTKASQIQREIGDYSNLAITYSIKGNLHLTLKEYQAALDYYNSAKNLFQENNLEPMSSGVSLNEAKIQYELKDYEKSKAYLDETIQLAKSYDQPLILSSALIYIGKILIETGDNALALEKVTEGIEIAETNDIIENLNEGYLTLSLIYQNKKDFKSAHDYLLKHVEISDSILNIERENLSPDQKTEYIDAYNQADYQELKTKLEEQESESSLAKITTILSIALISILSLLTLALYKNNNIRLKSNNMLHEKNDDLIEAMKRAEQASKTKANFLSTVTHELRTPLYAVTGLTNMLLDEEPSEKQIPHLKSLKFSGDYLLQFINDILQINKIEANKVELDPVLFNLKTKVESVCSALNNSALDNQVKVHFEYQKGLEHTFVGDNLKISQILINLIGNSIKFTKDGDIWVRVYSISKNNNDHIIRFEIEDNGIGISKEKQEHMFESFSQGSIQINRKYGGTGLGLSIVKGLIEILNGKIFLKSELGKGTTFFFEIPLTYAPETAKIEKEDYSKNIKALDISNIKILIVEDNKINQMITKKILSKMNLQCEVVDNGEDAVEKVRNHNYDVVLMDIHMPGISGLEATKQIRAFNKDLTIFALTAVTLEDKMQEFDEAGFNDIISKPFKQEDFEKKLFDELSSNKKTTASTQ, encoded by the coding sequence ATGTCCAACGCTAAACTTTACATATTCGCTATTTTCTTAGGGGTTTCCTTTATACTTTCAGCTCAAAACGAGTCGGATGATTCAGAATCCCTTCTCCTCAGCATGGAAAATGCCATTGTATTTGCGCAATTTGATGCAGATCGTGGAGACTACTATAATGCCAGAGCCAAACTAGAAAAAGCATTAACGATTTCAGAAAAACTTGAAGACCGCGAGAGTCAAGGCATCATCCATTCTAAAATTGGCCGATTACACCACACAGTAAGAGAATACGATCAAGCACTTTCATCGCTCACAAAAGCATCTCAAATACAACGTGAGATTGGAGATTATAGCAACTTAGCCATCACATACAGTATTAAGGGAAATCTTCATTTGACCCTAAAAGAATATCAGGCTGCTCTCGATTACTATAACTCTGCTAAAAACCTTTTTCAAGAAAACAATCTTGAACCCATGTCCTCTGGAGTAAGTCTTAACGAAGCTAAGATTCAATATGAACTTAAGGATTACGAGAAATCAAAGGCCTACTTAGATGAAACCATTCAACTTGCAAAATCTTACGACCAACCTCTAATATTATCAAGCGCACTCATCTATATAGGTAAAATCTTGATAGAGACAGGAGATAACGCTCTGGCACTAGAAAAGGTAACTGAAGGGATTGAAATTGCTGAGACAAATGATATTATAGAAAATTTGAACGAGGGTTATTTAACCTTAAGTCTTATTTATCAAAACAAAAAGGATTTCAAATCTGCCCATGATTATCTTTTAAAGCATGTTGAAATCTCTGATTCTATTCTTAATATCGAAAGAGAAAATTTATCTCCAGATCAAAAGACCGAATATATCGACGCTTATAATCAAGCAGACTACCAAGAACTCAAAACCAAGTTAGAGGAACAAGAATCTGAAAGTAGCTTAGCCAAAATCACCACCATATTGAGTATTGCTCTCATCAGTATTCTCTCATTACTCACCTTAGCACTTTATAAAAACAATAATATTAGGCTTAAGTCCAATAACATGCTTCATGAAAAAAATGATGATCTTATTGAAGCCATGAAACGTGCAGAACAAGCATCTAAAACAAAGGCAAATTTCTTATCTACCGTAACGCATGAACTGAGAACACCGCTCTACGCAGTGACAGGTTTAACAAATATGTTACTTGATGAAGAACCAAGCGAAAAACAAATTCCGCATTTAAAATCCTTGAAATTTTCAGGAGATTATCTTTTACAGTTCATAAATGACATTCTTCAAATCAATAAAATTGAGGCAAACAAAGTAGAATTAGATCCTGTCTTATTCAACCTTAAAACGAAGGTCGAGAGCGTTTGCTCAGCCTTAAATAATTCAGCACTTGACAATCAGGTCAAAGTACATTTTGAATATCAAAAAGGTCTAGAGCACACCTTCGTGGGTGATAATCTTAAAATATCCCAAATATTAATTAACCTCATCGGTAACTCCATCAAATTCACAAAAGATGGGGATATCTGGGTAAGAGTATATAGCATCTCAAAAAACAATAACGACCATATTATTCGGTTTGAAATTGAAGATAACGGGATTGGTATTTCAAAAGAAAAACAAGAACACATGTTCGAGAGTTTTTCCCAGGGCTCAATTCAAATCAATAGAAAATACGGCGGCACGGGCTTAGGACTATCTATTGTTAAGGGCTTGATTGAAATATTAAATGGTAAAATTTTCCTCAAAAGTGAATTGGGCAAAGGGACAACTTTCTTTTTTGAAATCCCTCTAACCTACGCTCCTGAGACTGCTAAAATTGAAAAAGAAGATTATTCTAAAAATATTAAAGCGTTGGACATCTCAAATATTAAAATACTGATTGTTGAGGATAACAAGATCAACCAAATGATCACGAAGAAAATCCTCTCTAAAATGAACTTACAATGTGAAGTTGTAGATAACGGAGAAGATGCTGTAGAAAAAGTACGAAATCACAATTATGATGTGGTACTTATGGACATACACATGCCTGGCATTAGCGGTCTTGAAGCCACGAAGCAGATTAGAGCTTTTAATAAAGATCTTACCATATTTGCACTTACTGCTGTTACTCTCGAAGATAAAATGCAAGAATTTGACGAGGCTGGTTTTAATGATATTATTTCAAAACCTTTTAAACAAGAAGATTTTGAGAAAAAATTATTTGATGAGCTCTCTTCTAACAAAAAGACCACTGCCTCTACTCAATAA
- the gap gene encoding type I glyceraldehyde-3-phosphate dehydrogenase gives MITIAINGFGRIGRRVFRLIQERSDMQVVAINDLADARTLSHLLKYDSIHGVSRHQVSFSEDTLIVNSISIPLSHGRHPSAIDWSPYQPDFVIEATGKFKISEDLKHHIKNGAKRVILSVPPLEDDIETVVLGVNDKDIDSNAMILSNASCTTNNAAPMIKVLDELCGVKQAYITTVHSYTTDQSLHDQPHSDLRRARAAGQSIVPTTTGAAKALTKIFPQLSDVIGGCGIRVPVANGSLTDITLNVEKTVTIEEINAAFKKASETNLKGILEYTEDPIVSIDIVGNTHSCIFDALMTSVIGNMVKIVGWYDNETGYSSRILDLICNISIK, from the coding sequence ATGATTACTATTGCCATTAATGGCTTTGGACGCATTGGAAGAAGAGTTTTTAGACTCATCCAAGAGCGAAGCGACATGCAAGTGGTAGCCATCAATGATTTGGCCGATGCTAGAACCTTAAGTCATCTTTTAAAATATGACAGTATCCATGGTGTATCTCGGCATCAAGTCTCTTTTTCTGAAGACACACTCATTGTCAATAGTATTTCTATACCTCTGAGCCACGGGAGACATCCTAGTGCTATTGATTGGTCGCCTTACCAACCCGACTTTGTTATTGAAGCTACAGGAAAATTTAAAATTTCCGAAGATCTTAAACACCATATTAAAAATGGAGCCAAAAGGGTCATTCTATCTGTACCGCCTTTAGAAGATGATATTGAAACCGTAGTGCTAGGTGTCAATGATAAAGACATTGATAGCAATGCAATGATATTATCTAATGCCTCATGTACTACAAATAATGCGGCACCCATGATAAAAGTACTAGACGAGCTTTGTGGCGTCAAACAGGCTTATATTACCACCGTACATTCTTATACAACTGATCAAAGTTTGCATGATCAACCACATTCAGACTTACGCAGAGCCAGAGCCGCAGGCCAATCTATTGTTCCTACCACGACTGGAGCAGCCAAGGCCTTAACAAAAATTTTTCCTCAACTCTCTGATGTTATAGGGGGTTGTGGTATTAGAGTACCCGTAGCCAATGGATCTTTGACCGATATCACACTTAACGTTGAGAAGACCGTAACTATAGAAGAAATTAATGCGGCTTTCAAAAAAGCTTCAGAAACAAATCTTAAGGGCATTCTCGAATACACTGAAGATCCCATTGTTTCCATTGATATTGTAGGAAACACACATTCGTGCATTTTTGATGCCTTAATGACATCGGTCATTGGAAATATGGTCAAAATTGTGGGATGGTATGATAATGAAACCGGATATTCCAGTCGGATACTGGATTTAATTTGCAATATATCGATAAAATAA
- the lipA gene encoding lipoyl synthase — MNTETISKPIVERQPKPKWLRVKLPTGKKYTELRSLVDKYKLNTICTSGSCPNMGECWGEGTATFMILGNVCTRSCGFCGVKTGRPETVDWDEPEKVGRSIKIMGIKHAVLTSVDRDDLKDMGSIMWSETVKAVRRMNPETTLETLIPDFQGIEDHIDRIIDVAPEVVSHNIETVRRLTREVRIQAKYDRSMGVLKYLKAQGQRRTKSGIMLGLGETREEVIETLHDLRANDVDVVTIGQYLQPSKKHLPVKHFIQPDQFDEYKAIGLDLGFRHVESSALVRSSYKAQKHIN, encoded by the coding sequence ATGAATACAGAAACGATATCTAAGCCGATTGTAGAACGCCAGCCGAAACCCAAATGGCTTCGCGTAAAACTTCCTACCGGAAAAAAATACACGGAATTACGGAGTTTGGTTGACAAATACAAACTCAATACCATTTGCACCTCAGGTAGTTGCCCTAATATGGGCGAATGCTGGGGAGAAGGCACCGCAACCTTTATGATTTTAGGTAATGTTTGTACAAGATCTTGCGGATTCTGTGGCGTTAAAACAGGACGTCCAGAAACTGTAGATTGGGATGAACCTGAAAAAGTAGGCCGTTCAATTAAAATCATGGGGATTAAACACGCTGTTCTTACCAGTGTAGATAGAGATGATCTTAAGGATATGGGCAGTATCATGTGGAGTGAAACCGTTAAAGCGGTAAGACGTATGAATCCCGAAACAACACTGGAAACACTTATTCCCGATTTTCAAGGTATTGAAGATCATATAGACAGAATTATTGATGTTGCTCCCGAAGTTGTCTCCCATAATATTGAAACCGTAAGACGTCTCACGCGTGAAGTAAGAATTCAGGCAAAATACGATCGCAGCATGGGGGTTTTAAAATACTTAAAAGCGCAAGGCCAGAGACGAACTAAATCTGGAATCATGCTAGGCTTAGGTGAAACTCGAGAAGAAGTGATAGAAACCTTACACGATCTAAGGGCCAATGACGTCGATGTTGTGACTATTGGACAATACCTTCAGCCTAGTAAAAAACACCTTCCAGTGAAGCATTTTATTCAGCCAGATCAATTTGATGAATATAAAGCGATTGGTTTAGATTTAGGATTTCGTCATGTAGAAAGTAGCGCTCTAGTAAGATCTAGCTATAAAGCACAAAAGCACATCAACTAA
- a CDS encoding Nramp family divalent metal transporter, with the protein MKIDLKKLGPGLLFAGAAIGVSHLVQSTRAGADFGFGLLWALALAHLLKYPFFQFGPRYALATGETLLDGYRKLGKGVLIAYFIITFATMFTIQTAVTIVTAGLATSIFGGFISIEIWTVIILAICLIILLKGRYQFLDKLMKIIIITLTISTIIAVVVAFQNQTKSIVFTQVLPEVAQVGFLIAFMGWMPAPLDISIWHSIWAIEKQKGNNDFTTKSSLFDFNIGYLFTVIIGLGFISLGALVMFQTGADFSSKASEFSDQLLNMYTKNLGDWAYIIIGIAAFTTMFSTTLTTLDASPRAMHKTTDLLFSNLIKTSYVFWIMVLIMGTILIYFFFASEMGLLIEIATILSFLTAPFYAIINYKLICSKHTPLEWRPSQLMHIWSWLGILFLIGFSLWYLMTII; encoded by the coding sequence ATGAAAATCGACTTAAAGAAACTGGGACCAGGACTCCTATTTGCTGGAGCTGCTATAGGGGTTTCTCATTTGGTTCAATCTACAAGGGCAGGTGCCGATTTTGGTTTTGGCTTACTTTGGGCCTTAGCATTAGCGCATCTCTTAAAATATCCTTTTTTTCAATTTGGGCCCAGATATGCACTCGCTACAGGAGAAACACTTTTGGACGGCTATCGCAAATTAGGTAAGGGTGTCCTAATAGCTTATTTCATTATCACTTTTGCCACGATGTTTACCATTCAAACAGCCGTTACAATAGTTACTGCAGGCTTAGCGACCTCTATTTTTGGAGGCTTTATTTCCATAGAAATTTGGACCGTAATCATATTGGCCATTTGCCTGATTATTCTTCTAAAAGGCCGCTATCAATTTCTTGATAAGTTGATGAAAATCATAATCATTACACTTACCATAAGTACTATTATTGCTGTAGTTGTTGCCTTTCAGAATCAAACTAAAAGTATTGTTTTTACTCAAGTTTTACCTGAGGTCGCACAAGTTGGTTTTCTTATTGCTTTTATGGGTTGGATGCCAGCGCCTCTTGATATCTCGATCTGGCACTCTATTTGGGCTATTGAAAAACAAAAAGGGAACAACGATTTTACTACAAAATCAAGCCTCTTCGATTTTAATATTGGTTACCTCTTTACCGTCATTATTGGTCTGGGCTTTATTTCACTTGGGGCACTCGTCATGTTTCAAACAGGCGCAGATTTTAGTTCAAAAGCAAGTGAGTTTTCTGATCAACTCTTAAACATGTATACCAAAAATCTTGGGGATTGGGCCTACATCATTATTGGTATTGCCGCGTTTACAACAATGTTCAGCACCACCTTGACCACATTAGACGCCTCACCAAGAGCCATGCACAAAACCACAGATTTACTCTTTAGCAACCTGATTAAAACGTCTTATGTGTTTTGGATCATGGTCCTTATTATGGGCACGATTTTGATTTATTTCTTTTTTGCTTCGGAAATGGGATTGCTCATAGAAATTGCAACGATATTATCCTTTCTTACAGCACCATTCTACGCCATCATCAATTACAAACTTATTTGCAGCAAGCATACACCTTTAGAGTGGAGACCGTCTCAATTAATGCACATTTGGAGTTGGCTTGGCATCCTTTTTCTCATTGGTTTTAGCCTTTGGTATCTCATGACCATTATATAG
- a CDS encoding RNA polymerase sigma factor, with protein MEVNEAIELAKNKEQIAFKFLLDHFWNDVYGFQLKRTQNENDAEDITIQTFAKAFDKIHTYNSKYEFKTWLITISKNLHIDLIRKKKSIIVSTSAANDDDDYHGIIDDSPSPEDKIITEQNLAKLKRDIKKLKPHYQDVINLRYFHELSYSEIADQINEPVNNVKVKLLRAKKLLAHIIDASR; from the coding sequence TTGGAAGTAAACGAAGCTATTGAACTCGCCAAAAACAAAGAACAAATTGCCTTTAAATTTTTGCTCGATCATTTTTGGAACGATGTTTACGGGTTTCAATTAAAGCGAACCCAAAATGAAAATGATGCTGAAGATATTACCATCCAAACTTTTGCCAAAGCATTTGATAAGATTCATACCTATAATTCAAAATATGAGTTCAAGACCTGGCTCATCACCATTTCAAAAAACTTACATATAGATTTAATACGAAAGAAGAAATCTATAATTGTAAGCACTTCGGCTGCCAATGATGATGACGATTATCATGGCATTATAGATGACTCTCCGTCTCCTGAAGATAAGATTATTACAGAACAAAATCTTGCAAAACTTAAGCGAGATATTAAAAAGCTAAAACCACATTACCAAGACGTCATCAACCTGCGGTATTTTCATGAGTTGAGCTATAGTGAAATTGCAGATCAAATTAATGAACCGGTCAATAATGTTAAAGTAAAGTTACTGAGAGCCAAAAAATTATTGGCCCATATTATTGACGCTTCCCGATGA